The following DNA comes from Gloeocapsa sp. DLM2.Bin57.
TCTTCTTCTACTCTGATTAAACCACTTAAGTCTTGATGTTGTGGATCATAGAGATAATATTCTTCTACACCATATTTTTGATAAAACAACAGTTTGCGATTCATTTCCCCTTGTCTATTACCTGGTGAGAGGATTTCAAAGACTACTTGGGGTGGGATGTTGTCTTCTAACCATTGTTGATATGAACCGCGATCTCCTTTTGGTCTGCCAAATACTACCATAATATCTGGTGCTTGTCTGATTTTATTGTCTCCTTCTACGGGATACCAGAGTAAATCTCCTGCGACGAAGACTTGGTTATTATCTGCAAATAACCACTCTAAATTCTCTTTAATGGTGGTTAGCCAACGAAATTGAAGAGTATTATCTGCCATGGGTTGACCATCACTATCGGGATAAGTAATTTCTGTTTGCTTGTTATTATCAATTTGAAAAATCATAGTTTTTAGCTAATTTCATCGGGATTTAAGCCTAATTCTCGTAACTTGGCTGCTAATTTCTCAGCCCTTTGTTTTTCTGTATCTGCGCGTTGTTTTTCTGTATCTGCGCGTTGTTTTTCTGTATCTGCGCGTTGTTTAACTTCTGTATAAGTAGAGAATAACTCACCATTAGGGTGATACAATCTTAATTGAGTATCCATTTCAAATCGAATCTGTAAACGTGGACTTACCCAACCAAGCATTTCTTCAATGGGGACTAATTCTTCTTCTACTCTGATTAAACCACTTAAGTCTTGATGTTGTGGATCATAGAGATAATATTCTTCTACACCATATTTTTGATAAAACAACAGTTTGCGATTCATTTCCCCTTGTCTATTACCTGGTGAGAGGATTTCAAAGACTACTTGGGGTGGGATGTTGTCTTCTAACCATTGTTGATATGAACCGCGATCTCCTTTTGGTCTGCCAAATACTACCATAATATCTGGTGCTTGTCTGATTTTATTGTCTCCTTCTACGGGATACCAGAGTAAATCTCCTGCGACGAAGACTTGGTTATTATCTGCAAATAACCACTCTAAATTCTCTTTAATGGTGGTTAGCCAACGAAATTGAAGAGTATTATCTGCCATGGGTTGACCATCACTATCGGGATAAGTAATTTCTGTTTGCTTGCTATTGTCAATTTGAAAAATCATAATTGTTTTGAAACTCAACTTGATTCTATTCTAATCAATAAGCATTTTATTAATAATTGTAGCACATTTCGTAGTAACAGCTTCTAAGTCAGCCTTATTAGTAGATGTAGGTGCAGGGATGACCTCGCCAATTCTTACAGTTAGGGGTACAGATTGGGGTAATCGTTTGCCTTTGGGTAAAATACCTTGAGTTCCTTGTAAACTTATGGGTAATAGGGGGGCTTTAGCTTTAGCTGCAATTAAAGCCGCCCCTAATTTGGGTTCATAGATACAACCATCGGGGGTACGTGTTCCTTCTAAAAATATACCTACAGCCCATCCTTGGTTTAACATAGTCAAAGCAGCTTTAATAGCTGCGCGATCGCTTGCTCCTCTTTTAACGGGGTAAGCACCATATAAGCTAATACTCTGTTTCAGTATAGGTATAGAGAATAACTCTTCTTTCGCCATAAAAGCAACAGGGCGACCAACGCAATTAGATAGAATGGGTGGATCAAAATAACTAGCGTGATTGCTTACTACCACTAATGGTCCTGTTTTAGGGACATTTTCTGCACCCTGAATATTGCCCCTAAAATAAACATGAAAGGTGGGAGCAACCACAGACCACTTAAATAAGTGGTACAATAATAGATTGACCCTAGGCTCTCTTTCTCTAGACGCTGAATTCATCGATTTTAGCGATATTTTTTAACCCTAAATCAGGACAAGTTCTTTTGATTAACCCTGTGAGTACTTTTCCAGGACCTATTTCTACTACTTCTGTGATTCCTTGTTGACTTAAATACTCACTAATTTCTCTCCAACGCACTGAGCCTGTCATTTGTTGAATTAATCTGGTTTTGATTTCTTCTGCTTTTATAGCGGGAGTAGGATTAACGTTAGCTATGACAGGGATTTTGGCGTCATTAAACTCTACCTCTGCTAAGACTTGGGCAAATTCTGTAGCTGCTTCCTGCATTAAGGGAGAATGAAATGCTCCTGAAACTTTTAAGGGTACGGCGCGTTTAGCTTTGACTTGTTTGACTAATTCATCTACTGCGGTGGGTGTTCCTGAAATTACTACTTGTTGGGGACTGTTATCATTGGCGATAACTACATCAGCGGTGGCTGCGACTTTGGCTTCTAATTCTTCGCGATTAAATTGCATCATCGCTACCATTTTGCCACCTGCTGCGCTATCCATCAATTGAGCGCGTTTTTTAACTAGATTTAAACCTGTAGGAAAGTCAAAGACACCTGCGGTAAAGAGGGCTACGTATTCTCCTAAACTATGACCTGCTACTAGTGCCGGTGCATTTTCCTGTTTTAATAATAATTCAGCTAAAATCGACTCAATTACGTATAAACAGGGTTGAGTGTAGAGAGTTTGGGCTAATTTTTCTTCGTCTCCTTGACAGAGTTCTAATACTGACCAATTTAAGATAGTTTCTGCTTGATTAAAACGCTCTTGAGCGAGAGGATGTTCTAGTAAATTGGCTTCCATCCCTACTGCTTGAGAACCTTGTCCTGGAAATATCCACGCTGTTTTAGTCATATTTATATTCCTATTCTCCCCATTGTAAAATAGCTGCACCCCAAGTTAAGCCCGCGCCAAATCCTGCTAAAACTATGAGATCTCCTGGTTTAATTTTGTTGAGTCTAACGGTTTCGTCTAAAGCTAGAGGAATTGAGGCCGCAGAAGTATTGCCATAGTCTGTTAAATTACTAAGCACTTTTTCTGGAGGTATGTTTAATTTTTCGGCTACTGCGTCTAGAATTCTTTGATTGGCTTGATGTAGTAATAACCAATCTATTTCCTCTACTGAGAGATTAGCTTTGAAGAGGACTTTTTCGATTACTTCGGGAACTTTGGCTATAGCGAAACGATAAACTTCTTTTCCATTCATGGTAATAGGTTGAAAACGTCCTTTAGCTACCTCAAGATTATCTACTAGAGGGTAGGATTCACCCTGATAGGAGAGATTGAGAGAACTATTTTGAGAACCATCGCTGTAGAGTTCACAAGCTAAAAGGCGATCGCCTTGTGGGGTTGCTTGACAAACCACTGCACCTGCTCCATCACCGAAGAGAATACAACTAGTACGATCTGACCAATCTACCCAACGAGAGAGAATATCAGCGCCAATTACTAGAATATTCTGGTATGTCCCGGAACGGATAAAACTAGCTGCTACATTTAAAGCGAAGACAAAACCTGAACAAGCTGCTGTCAAATCAAATGCTACTGCCTTAGTTGCACCTATCAGACTTTGAATTTTACTTGCACTTCCAAATAAATCATCCGTGGTAGAGGTTGCCAAAATAATCAAGTCTATGGCTTCAGGAGAGATTTTCGCCATTGACAGTGCTGATTGAGCGGCTGTTGCTGCTATTGAGGCTAAAGATTGATTAGCCGAAGCTATATGTCTTTGATTAATCCCTGTACGAGTGGTAATCCATTCATCGGAAGTATCTACTATCTGACTAAGTTGTTCGTTGGTAAGTACTTGAGTTGGCGTTGCTGATCCACAGCCAATTATTTTGATTCCTACCCCTGATTGTGTCAAAATTTACGCTCCTTTACTTCTATCGCGATGCCGCAGGAATCCCGATAGCGGTACGCTTGTTTACTTAGTTTTTGGCATTTATCTAACTATACCTGATAGGGTTCACAAATTAATCTCCCTACAATGACAATCGCCCCTAAACTGATTAAAACTGATTGTAAACCAAACACATTCTCAGCAATTCCTGCTAAAGCTAAGGGTAGGGATAAAGCGATATTGACTACGTTATTCTGTAAGCCAAAAATTTTACCGCGCAAATCAACTGGGGTTTCTGCTTGTATAGTAGTTTGCATTGGGATTGCTATGCAGGCGGCTGAAGCACCTAAGCAAATGATCATGATTAATTCTAACCAGAGAAAGTTTGTACATAGTGCTAACCCCAGTAAAGAAACCGCCATTCCTAATGTTCCCCACCAACTGAGACGAGAGTAGGCTACTTGATAACCCCAGTTACCCATTATCGTAGCACTGATGCCTAATCCTACTCCACAGGCTGCTAATAACCAGCCAAATTGTTCGGCTTTTAATTCGGGTATGGTTTCGGCTAGACTAACTGCTAATACTGCTAAGGCTGCGAATACGGAAAAAAGGATCACTAGCTGTATTAACGCATCTCGCACTTTTTCATGTTGACGTAGGTAGTTAATTGCTTCTTGGATATCTTCTCCAAAAGTTGGTTTTTTATGCTGTTGATGTGGTTGTTTTTCTTGGGTTGATAAGAATAATAAAACTATTCCTGCTAATAGATATGCTCCCCCTACCAATAGTTGTCCACCCATATTATTATTTAATCCCCATAATGTGGCGATACGGTTGGCTAATGCTAAGAGAGGATCTCCAATAGCAAAACCGATAATTAATACTCCCATGATGGTAGTTGTATAGAGAGAATTAGCTCCGAGTAGGTTTTTCTGGGGGATAATTAGGGTTAAGGTTGCTTGCTCTGCTGGTGCAAAAAATTGCGTTAATAAAGATATTAAAAATGTTATCACCAGTAATAGCCAAAAACCCCTAGGTATTCCCCAGAGGTCATTTTCTATGGTTTTAAAGCCCAATAATAGGGGTAAACTTAAGACTAAAACCCCTCTGAGGAGATTAGATAGTACTAATACGCTTTTTTTAACCCATCTATCTACATATACTCCCGCTAAAGAGCCAAAAAGTACAGCAGGGATGGTAGAAGCGATCATAATTGCTGATACCCAACCACTAATGGATTGATTGACTCTTTGAAATTTGCTCGCAATCATGGCGATCATTAAGACTAGATAGATTTTATCTGCTAGTTGTGAAAAGATTTGACCTCCCCAAAGAATTAAAAATTGACGATTTTGTAAAACTGGTATTAAACCTTGGGGTAGATAACGTGGTTGTGGAGAGGATAATAATGAGTTGAGTTTGGTAACTTCGGGATGGTTTTTATTTTCAGGGGGATAAACTGACATAATTGATTGATGTTAAACAGGGGATAAACTATCGATGAGACTAGCCGAACGTATGGTACGACCTAGATGATATTGCGTATAATTACGTAGAAGACGCTCTACATTTACCCAAGCATCGTTGACGGTAGTTGGGGAGATAGAGTCGGTAAAAATACTACTGATTGGCGGTAGTGTTGGCGTCTTTAGTTGTTGTAATAAGGTCAATTCTACTGCATCAATCTGTTTATCTATCTTAAGGGATGAAGGATTACTTAGGCTAATTATTCCACCCCCATCAAAGCTAAAACCTGCTTGCCAATTTTTTTGATTTAATCTCGGCTTAAGTATCTTTTCTGTGATACAACAAGCATTTACTCTCGGTGCAATTCCCCCGATTGCTAGTAGATGAAATAACCCATGGGTTAAACAGGGTAAACAGGATTCTTGATTATCTAGTTGTTCTAATCTGGTTAAATGTTCTGTCAGTAGTTCATAGATTTCTGCTTGGGGTTGTTCACTTAATCCCAAAGCTAGGGTTAATTCTGCTAAATATTGTCCTGCTGCTAATTTACCTAGATTATTACTTAATCCTTGATAGGAAGTGATTATTTCTGCTTGAGTAATTTTATCTAGCGATCGCCCTTTAGCTATGACTAATTGGTTAACTACGAATAAATCAGTACGTCCTCGCAATTGAGACTGGTATTTACGCGCACCTGGTGCGACAGCTTTGACTACACCTTGTTCAGGGGTAAGTATAGTCAACAGGCGATCGCCTTCTCCTAGGGGGATACTTTTAAGATTTATTCCGGTTACCTTATAAATCCGACTCATTTTGTTCTTGTGTTGTCACCAATTCTACACCTCTAGATGTACCTAAACGGGTTGCACCTGCTTTGAGTAATTCTCTAGCTGCTTCTAGACTACGAATTCCTCCTGAAGCTTTTATACCTACTCTTCCTTGGGTGATTTTCTGTAATAGTTTTACATCTTCTACTGTAGCTCCTCCAAACCAACCAGTACAAGTTTTCAGATAACCTACACCCGCATCTAAGCAGATTTCCGCGGCTAATCGTTTTTGGGTGTTAGTCAAGACGTTTGTTTCTAAAATCGCTTTAACTACTTTACCTGTATCTGAGCAAATCCGAGCGATTTCTTGGTATAACTCTTCTGATTTCCCTGCTTTTAACCAACCGAGGTTAATCATGACGTCTAATTCATCTGCGCCATTTTCTACGGCTTCTTGGGCTTCGTATAGTTTAACCTTTCCTGTTGTAGCACCTGTGGGAAAGCCAATTACTGTACAAACTTTTACTTTTTTACCCTTTAATAACTCTCTAGCTTGTTTAACCGCACTCGGATAAACACATACCGCTGCAAATTTATATTGTTCAGCTTGAGCACAACATATTTCTACTTGTTCTGGTGTCGCACTAGGATCAAGTAGGGCATGATCGATATATTCAGCTATATTAAGATCAAATGATTCCACTGCTCTATTTTTCCTACCTAAATAATTATTTTTAAATAGTAGAATAAGACATAACTCTACTATTATGAATTAATTTAATCTTCGTCATCTAAATCATCATCAAGTAATAGTTCTTGCAGAATTTCTTTTAATTCTGGATCAGCTGATGATAGTAATTGTAAACCATGTTTAGGGTCATCTTTGGCTACAAATAACAGAGGATTAATAGGAGCGCAGATATTATATCTTTCGTTATCATAATAAAAACAAGCTAACCACTGTAATTCTTCTTGTTCTAAAAGTGGCTCGTCTTCCTCTATTTCTAAATTCCAGATATGTTCTTCATCAAGGGGGGGCAATTCTCCTGTAACGGTTAAGGTATAAGCTGTATGATGTAACAATAAATCTAGTTCAGCCAAAACTGCTTTAGCATCAGCAAAAACAGTAGTTATTTCTTCTTCTTCTTCGATAATTATTGTTTCGTCATACTCTTCTAAATCTTCTTCACTTTCTTTGAGAATAATCACGGGAGAATCGCAGGGAATTAAGAGTAGATAAACCGAGTCTTTATACTCTAAAGAATTTTCGATATAACAATCAAGAGAACGTCCTGAACTATCAAATATAGTTAAATTCTCGTGGTCATCTTGTTCGTTGGCGGGATAAAATTGAGATGAGGACATAAAGCAATCAAAAGATTAAGATTAATTAGTTAAAATGAGCATATCATGAATTGGAGCTAGAAAAATTTAAGAGAATGATTAAACCTATTTTCTTCTAGCAAAGAGTTAACACTATGAATATCTGTTAGATTATATTGCAAAGGGGTAACAGTAATATAATTTTCGCGGATAGCTTGTACATCGGTAGGGAGAGATGGAGGAAGGTGAAGGTGTTGGGGTTGGGGAATTTCTTCGATGACTTCACCAGCTAACCAATAATAACTCTTACCGCGAGGATCGAGACGTTTTTCAAAGCTTTCGATATAGCGTCGTAAACCTTGACGGGTGAGTTTAATTCCTGCGATCGCTTCTGCTTGTACAGGGGGTATGTTAACGTTAAATAAAGTTGGTGTAGCTAAGGGTTGATCTCTTAGTTCTTGCAATAATTGTAGAGCAAAATCAGCCCCTACTTGGAACTCTTTAGAAGTAAAACTAGCTAAACTTAAAGCGATACTAGTAATCCCTTCCATAATTCCTTCCATTGCCGCGGAAACAGTACCAGAATAAAGGATATCGTTACCTAGATTTGAACCATGATTAATTCCTGAGAGGACAAAGTCGGGTTTAGTGGTTAAAATAGCATTAAGAGCGAGTTTAACACAATCAACGGGTGTTCCCGAACAAGACCAAGCGGTAATCCGAGAGTCAAAGACGGTGTTAACGACTTCGGCGCGAATAGGTTGATGTACAGTTAAACCATGACCTGTTGCTGAACGTTCGCGATCAGGACAGACCACAGTAACATCATAGCCAGCTGCGGCGCAGGTATTGGCTAGAGTACGTAATCCCAAGGCAAAAACGCCATCATCGTTACTAATCAGTAATTTTAGAGGTTTATTCATCACAAATAAGTTAAGATACTTGAGCAGGAAAAGCTAATAATCAATTATAGGGTATGACTACAACTCTCCAAGAAATTGAGAAGCAACTTAAAACTTTACAACAGACAGCCATAGGTGCGATCGCCTCTACTATTAATACAGATGAATTAGAAAAGTTACGGGTTAATTATTTAGGCAAAAAAGGGGAACTCTCGGTAATTTTGCGATCTATGGGTAAACTCTCTCCCGAGGATCGCCCTGTAATTGGTAATATTGCTAACGAAGTCAAAGAAGACATTCAAACCCAACTTGAAAGCCAAAGAGAGAAGCTGCAACAACAACAACTGCTAGCGCAACTAGCAGCAGAAACCCTGGACGTAACTATGCCCGGTCTTAGTCGCCCTGTGGGTAATATCCACCCCCTCAATGAGATGATTGACCGTATTTTGGACATTTTCGTTGGTCTTGGTTATACTATAGCTTCAGGGCCTCATGTAGAGACTGATTATTATAACTTTGAAGCGTTAAATACCCCACCTGATCATCCCGCGCGAGATATGCAGGATACTTTTTACCTTCCTCAAGAGAGACTCTTACGTACCCATACATCTTCAGTACAAATACGTTACATGGAGGAACACGAACCCCCCATTCGAATTGTCGCTCCAGGAAGGGTGTATCGACGAGATACGGTAGATGCTACTCACTCAGCGGTTTTCCATCAGGTAGAGATTTTAGCGATAGATGCGGGTTTAACCTTCGCCCAACTTAAGGGTACAATTCAAGAATTTATCCGTCAGATATTCGGTGAAGATTTACCCCTACGTTTTCGAGCTAGTTATTTCCCTTTTACTGAGCCTTCGGCTGAAGTTGATGTACAATGGCAAGGTAAATGGTTAGAAGTTATGGGCTGTGGTATGGTAGATCCTAACGTCTTAACTGCTGTAGGTTATGATCCCGAAATTTATACGGGTTTTGCTGCGGGTTTAGGTGTAGAAAGGTTCGCTATGGTGTTACATCAAATCGATGATATTCGTCGTTTATACAATAGTGATTTACGGTTTTTACGACAATTTTCTACTACTATTTAAGCTAGATTAAAGATAGTTTCTTACCTAATTTAAAGACCATGGATAAAAGAAAATTACTAGCTATTCTCTCTCAAGCCTCTATCTTTTTAAGTTCAACGGTAGTCTCTGTAGGTATTCCTTTAGCGATTTACTTTGTTGCTGATGATGATGTAGTTAAAGAAAACGCCAAGGAATCTTTAAACTTCCATTTTAATGTCTGGTTGTATGGCATTATTATCGGGGTTTTAGCCTTTTTCACCTTGGGATTACTAGGCTTTATCTTAGGACCAATTTTGTTACTATTTAGTATCATTATGCCTATTTTAGCCATAATCCAAATTTGGGGTAACCCTGATACTCCTTTCCGTTACCCTTTCATTTGGCGTTTACTTTAGTTTGATTATTCTACAGTATGACCTGTGGATGTGATAATCTCTTTAACCGTAGCTTCAGAAGCTTGAGTTTCTACCGCAACTGTTTTAGTATCAATATCTATGGTAACTTGAGCTTCTGGTAAGTTTTTTTGTAATTGTTTGGTGATTGTCTCAACACAGCCATCACAAACGATGGTAGGTACTTTAAGATTGATAGTCATGCTTATTACTCCTTAAAATAATTTTAATAATAACATAAAATACTCAAACAATGAGTACCAAGACACCCTCTTCACCCCATATTTTAGTAACATCTACCCTGAAATCATTTTCTCTTTCTTATCGTTTAACTCAATTACTCAATCAGTTACAACCTTCACCAGAAATCATTTTTTTTATCTCAGCTTTTCTGATTGGGGGTATTTCGGGTTTAGGGTTAGTAATCTTCTCTGTTTTAATTGAGGTTTTTCAAAATCTTAGTTTTAACGTCTTACTGAGTTATTTATCAGTCTTAGGTTATGGTACTTTAGTGTTGATTCCTATTTTAGGAGGAGCGATCGTTGGTTTACTCTATTGGCTCTATCCTAATTTTAATAACTATAACTGTCTCAAAGACAATTTAACTCAAGTTTCACCCCAATTAATCTTGACTAAATGTTTAGGGGCTGCTATTTCTTTAGGTACAGGTGCTTCTTTAGGTCCTGAAGGACCTTCGGTAGAGATTGGTGGTAATGTAGGTTTATTATTAGCCCAATTATTGCGTGTATCCCAAAAACGGGCACAGTTGTTAATGAGTGCTGGTGCTGCTGCTGGTTTTGCTGCTGGGTTTAATGCACCTATTGCGGGAGTATTTTTTGCTTTAGAAAGAGTCTTAGGAACAAGTTTCACTACTCCTGCAGCTAGTATTATTATGCTAGCTGCGGTGGTAGCGGCGACTATCTCGCGAGTTTTTTTAGGGATTCACCCTGGTTTAATTTTACCTACCTATCAAGTACTTAATCAATGGGAATTTTTCCTTTATTTAGGTTTAGGTGTTTTGGCTGGTTTTCTATCTTTAGTTTATACTCAGAGTATTAAATTTGCCAAAGTTCGGTTTCAAAATTTAAAGCATCTACCCCTATGGCTAAAACCAATGCTAGGTGGAGTTAGTGTTGGTTTAGCTGGTTTATTTTTACCACAGGTGTTAGGTATAGGTTATGGTACTTTGGAAGTTATCTTATCTGGAACTAATTTTTCTATTCCCTATTTGGGAACTATTTTAACGGTTAAATTATTAGTAACGGTTATTTGTCTCGGGAGTGGTTTAGTTGGGGGTATTTTTGCTCCTGCTTTGTTTTTGGGTGCTTGTTTAGGGGCAATTTATGGTCAAGTCTTGGGGGTGATTTTACCTGGAGAAATGGGCATAATTGCTCCTCCTGCTGCTTATGCTATGGTGGGGATGGCTGCTCTATTAGCAGGTAGTGTTAAAGCACCTTTGACAGCGATTATTTTATTGTTTGAATTGACGCAAAATTACTTGATTATTTTACCTCTGATGGCTGCGGTAGGTACGAGTATTTGGATTGTCTATCTAGTGGAAGCTCAACCTATGGTACAAACTCTTAATTTTCCAGAAATGGGTATTAATCTGAATCAGGATACTGAGTTAGATATCTTAAAAAATGTTTCTGTAGGAGAAATGATGAGTGTTGATTGTGTAAAACTATTGCAGTCAACCCCTGTTTTAAAAGCTACCGAAATGATGTTGGAGGCTAAATGTCATACGGCTTTAATCGTTACTGAAGCTCAAGAATTGTCGGGTATTCTTAGTTTAAGAGATTTATCTCAAGTTATGCTCACACAAGCAGAAGAAGTGCAACAGTTATTAGTAGCTGATGTGTGCACAACTGATGTTCTCCACGCTTACCCTCATGAGTCTCTAGCTGATGTGTATAAACGTATGCTCGCTCGTGATTTATATTTACTCCCTGTGGTGTCAAAGGAGAATTGCCAAGAAATTTTAGGGGTAATTGATAAACCTTTAATTAATTTAGCTACTGACCTAAATTTAACTACATCAGCTATGATAAGTTTAAAAAAAGTTAATCCTTATGTCACGAACTAATAAATTAATTTGGCTGTTGGTTTTATTTAGTATCAC
Coding sequences within:
- a CDS encoding Uma2 family endonuclease — encoded protein: MIFQIDNNKQTEITYPDSDGQPMADNTLQFRWLTTIKENLEWLFADNNQVFVAGDLLWYPVEGDNKIRQAPDIMVVFGRPKGDRGSYQQWLEDNIPPQVVFEILSPGNRQGEMNRKLLFYQKYGVEEYYLYDPQHQDLSGLIRVEEELVPIEEMLGWVSPRLQIRFEMDTQLRLYHPNGELFSTYTEVKQRA
- a CDS encoding Uma2 family endonuclease, whose translation is MIFQIDNSKQTEITYPDSDGQPMADNTLQFRWLTTIKENLEWLFADNNQVFVAGDLLWYPVEGDNKIRQAPDIMVVFGRPKGDRGSYQQWLEDNIPPQVVFEILSPGNRQGEMNRKLLFYQKYGVEEYYLYDPQHQDLSGLIRVEEELVPIEEMLGWVSPRLQIRFEMDTQLRLYHPNGELFSTYTEVKQRADTEKQRADTEKQRADTEKQRAEKLAAKLRELGLNPDEIS
- a CDS encoding 1-acyl-sn-glycerol-3-phosphate acyltransferase — protein: MNSASREREPRVNLLLYHLFKWSVVAPTFHVYFRGNIQGAENVPKTGPLVVVSNHASYFDPPILSNCVGRPVAFMAKEELFSIPILKQSISLYGAYPVKRGASDRAAIKAALTMLNQGWAVGIFLEGTRTPDGCIYEPKLGAALIAAKAKAPLLPISLQGTQGILPKGKRLPQSVPLTVRIGEVIPAPTSTNKADLEAVTTKCATIINKMLID
- the fabD gene encoding [acyl-carrier-protein] S-malonyltransferase, which produces MTKTAWIFPGQGSQAVGMEANLLEHPLAQERFNQAETILNWSVLELCQGDEEKLAQTLYTQPCLYVIESILAELLLKQENAPALVAGHSLGEYVALFTAGVFDFPTGLNLVKKRAQLMDSAAGGKMVAMMQFNREELEAKVAATADVVIANDNSPQQVVISGTPTAVDELVKQVKAKRAVPLKVSGAFHSPLMQEAATEFAQVLAEVEFNDAKIPVIANVNPTPAIKAEEIKTRLIQQMTGSVRWREISEYLSQQGITEVVEIGPGKVLTGLIKRTCPDLGLKNIAKIDEFSV
- a CDS encoding ketoacyl-ACP synthase III, which codes for MTQSGVGIKIIGCGSATPTQVLTNEQLSQIVDTSDEWITTRTGINQRHIASANQSLASIAATAAQSALSMAKISPEAIDLIILATSTTDDLFGSASKIQSLIGATKAVAFDLTAACSGFVFALNVAASFIRSGTYQNILVIGADILSRWVDWSDRTSCILFGDGAGAVVCQATPQGDRLLACELYSDGSQNSSLNLSYQGESYPLVDNLEVAKGRFQPITMNGKEVYRFAIAKVPEVIEKVLFKANLSVEEIDWLLLHQANQRILDAVAEKLNIPPEKVLSNLTDYGNTSAASIPLALDETVRLNKIKPGDLIVLAGFGAGLTWGAAILQWGE
- a CDS encoding MFS transporter → MSVYPPENKNHPEVTKLNSLLSSPQPRYLPQGLIPVLQNRQFLILWGGQIFSQLADKIYLVLMIAMIASKFQRVNQSISGWVSAIMIASTIPAVLFGSLAGVYVDRWVKKSVLVLSNLLRGVLVLSLPLLLGFKTIENDLWGIPRGFWLLLVITFLISLLTQFFAPAEQATLTLIIPQKNLLGANSLYTTTIMGVLIIGFAIGDPLLALANRIATLWGLNNNMGGQLLVGGAYLLAGIVLLFLSTQEKQPHQQHKKPTFGEDIQEAINYLRQHEKVRDALIQLVILFSVFAALAVLAVSLAETIPELKAEQFGWLLAACGVGLGISATIMGNWGYQVAYSRLSWWGTLGMAVSLLGLALCTNFLWLELIMIICLGASAACIAIPMQTTIQAETPVDLRGKIFGLQNNVVNIALSLPLALAGIAENVFGLQSVLISLGAIVIVGRLICEPYQV
- the recO gene encoding DNA repair protein RecO; translation: MSRIYKVTGINLKSIPLGEGDRLLTILTPEQGVVKAVAPGARKYQSQLRGRTDLFVVNQLVIAKGRSLDKITQAEIITSYQGLSNNLGKLAAGQYLAELTLALGLSEQPQAEIYELLTEHLTRLEQLDNQESCLPCLTHGLFHLLAIGGIAPRVNACCITEKILKPRLNQKNWQAGFSFDGGGIISLSNPSSLKIDKQIDAVELTLLQQLKTPTLPPISSIFTDSISPTTVNDAWVNVERLLRNYTQYHLGRTIRSASLIDSLSPV
- the deoC gene encoding deoxyribose-phosphate aldolase encodes the protein MESFDLNIAEYIDHALLDPSATPEQVEICCAQAEQYKFAAVCVYPSAVKQARELLKGKKVKVCTVIGFPTGATTGKVKLYEAQEAVENGADELDVMINLGWLKAGKSEELYQEIARICSDTGKVVKAILETNVLTNTQKRLAAEICLDAGVGYLKTCTGWFGGATVEDVKLLQKITQGRVGIKASGGIRSLEAARELLKAGATRLGTSRGVELVTTQEQNESDL
- a CDS encoding DUF3727 domain-containing protein, producing the protein MSSSQFYPANEQDDHENLTIFDSSGRSLDCYIENSLEYKDSVYLLLIPCDSPVIILKESEEDLEEYDETIIIEEEEEITTVFADAKAVLAELDLLLHHTAYTLTVTGELPPLDEEHIWNLEIEEDEPLLEQEELQWLACFYYDNERYNICAPINPLLFVAKDDPKHGLQLLSSADPELKEILQELLLDDDLDDED
- the surE gene encoding 5'/3'-nucleotidase SurE, which codes for MNKPLKLLISNDDGVFALGLRTLANTCAAAGYDVTVVCPDRERSATGHGLTVHQPIRAEVVNTVFDSRITAWSCSGTPVDCVKLALNAILTTKPDFVLSGINHGSNLGNDILYSGTVSAAMEGIMEGITSIALSLASFTSKEFQVGADFALQLLQELRDQPLATPTLFNVNIPPVQAEAIAGIKLTRQGLRRYIESFEKRLDPRGKSYYWLAGEVIEEIPQPQHLHLPPSLPTDVQAIRENYITVTPLQYNLTDIHSVNSLLEENRFNHSLKFF
- a CDS encoding phenylalanine--tRNA ligase subunit alpha, with protein sequence MTTTLQEIEKQLKTLQQTAIGAIASTINTDELEKLRVNYLGKKGELSVILRSMGKLSPEDRPVIGNIANEVKEDIQTQLESQREKLQQQQLLAQLAAETLDVTMPGLSRPVGNIHPLNEMIDRILDIFVGLGYTIASGPHVETDYYNFEALNTPPDHPARDMQDTFYLPQERLLRTHTSSVQIRYMEEHEPPIRIVAPGRVYRRDTVDATHSAVFHQVEILAIDAGLTFAQLKGTIQEFIRQIFGEDLPLRFRASYFPFTEPSAEVDVQWQGKWLEVMGCGMVDPNVLTAVGYDPEIYTGFAAGLGVERFAMVLHQIDDIRRLYNSDLRFLRQFSTTI
- a CDS encoding DUF4870 domain-containing protein, whose product is MDKRKLLAILSQASIFLSSTVVSVGIPLAIYFVADDDVVKENAKESLNFHFNVWLYGIIIGVLAFFTLGLLGFILGPILLLFSIIMPILAIIQIWGNPDTPFRYPFIWRLL
- a CDS encoding copper chaperone, translated to MTINLKVPTIVCDGCVETITKQLQKNLPEAQVTIDIDTKTVAVETQASEATVKEIITSTGHTVE